One region of Pseudomonas sp. B21-040 genomic DNA includes:
- a CDS encoding PilZ domain-containing protein: MFTNRRIERHQLPYFLKVFNSVTDKPIGFLGNVSADGLMLISQLPMMIGADFDLRLKIPGCNGCLQVIDFRACCLWCHEDATPHHYDAGFSLQRAPPEYGQLVSALQQYFSFQPLPASA, encoded by the coding sequence ATGTTTACCAACCGCCGTATCGAGCGGCATCAACTGCCGTATTTCCTGAAAGTGTTCAACAGTGTCACTGACAAACCCATCGGGTTTCTGGGCAATGTCTCTGCCGACGGGCTGATGTTGATCAGCCAGTTGCCAATGATGATTGGCGCCGATTTCGATTTACGCCTGAAAATCCCCGGTTGCAACGGTTGCCTGCAAGTCATCGATTTTCGGGCGTGTTGCCTGTGGTGCCACGAAGACGCGACCCCTCACCACTATGACGCCGGTTTCAGCCTGCAACGGGCACCGCCGGAATATGGGCAACTGGTAAGTGCGTTACAGCAATACTTCAGTTTTCAGCCGTTGCCGGCGTCTGCCTGA
- a CDS encoding tol-pal system YbgF family protein: protein MRFALIAVLALSVTGCARWSMNHHLNLAYSAYDRGNCEQVMLELSKVERSSRVRPYVWPEVSMMRGQCLERQMLFVDAAQTYEFIIATYPQSEYAYRARARLETLQSTGHYPIRSAAAPRPTY from the coding sequence ATGCGATTTGCGCTCATTGCCGTCCTTGCCCTCAGTGTGACGGGCTGCGCCCGTTGGTCCATGAACCATCATTTGAATCTCGCCTACAGCGCCTATGACCGTGGCAATTGCGAGCAGGTGATGCTCGAGTTGTCGAAAGTCGAGCGCTCCAGTCGCGTGCGGCCTTATGTGTGGCCGGAAGTCTCGATGATGCGTGGCCAGTGCCTGGAACGGCAGATGCTGTTCGTCGATGCGGCGCAGACTTACGAGTTCATCATCGCGACCTACCCGCAAAGCGAATACGCCTACCGCGCCCGCGCCCGTCTGGAAACCCTGCAGAGCACGGGCCATTACCCGATCCGCAGCGCAGCGGCCCCGCGCCCGACTTACTGA